A single Micromonospora sp. CCTCC AA 2012012 DNA region contains:
- a CDS encoding peptide MFS transporter translates to MTSDAPVDARPPGGKTFFGHPRALSTLFLTEMWERFSFYGMRAILVLYLTASVADDGLAIRESTANAVYGTYNAMVYLMALPGGWIADRLIGARRSVLWGGVVIAAGHYVMAVPARWSVFAGMALIVLGTGLLKPNISTMVGALYDRDSPRRDAGFSLFYMGINLGAFIAPLVTGFLGEKINWHLGFGAAAIGMTFGVLQYVLGRRNLGDAGALPADPLLGADRRRALTRIGVTVAVAVLVLAGLALAGLFTVNTVVNLLTAVTVLVTIGYFARILTDREISDTERSRMKAYLWLFVFAAAFWLIYDQAGSVLNIFAADRTDRDVFGFTFPASWLQSVNPILVIIGAPLAALLWLKLGHRVSTPMKFAVGLVLNGLSFVLMAAAAKAAVGGDLVSPWWLVAVYAIQVAGELSLSPVGLSATTKLAPVKYASQMMGLWFLATAVGDAIGGQVARLAETWPEPTYFLTFGLASVLLGLGAVMFARHIRRLMAGIH, encoded by the coding sequence ATGACCAGTGACGCGCCGGTCGACGCCCGACCGCCCGGCGGGAAGACCTTCTTCGGTCACCCGCGCGCCCTGTCGACCCTGTTCCTCACCGAGATGTGGGAACGGTTCAGCTTCTACGGCATGCGGGCGATCCTGGTGCTGTACCTCACCGCGTCGGTCGCCGACGACGGCCTCGCCATCCGCGAGTCCACCGCCAACGCCGTCTACGGCACGTACAACGCGATGGTCTATCTGATGGCGCTGCCCGGCGGGTGGATCGCCGACCGGCTGATCGGGGCCCGGCGCAGCGTGCTGTGGGGTGGGGTGGTCATCGCCGCCGGCCACTACGTGATGGCGGTGCCCGCCCGGTGGAGCGTCTTCGCCGGCATGGCCCTGATCGTGCTCGGCACCGGCCTGCTCAAACCCAACATCTCCACCATGGTCGGCGCCCTCTACGACCGGGACTCCCCGCGCCGCGACGCCGGGTTCTCGCTGTTCTACATGGGCATCAACCTGGGGGCGTTCATCGCCCCGCTGGTCACCGGCTTCCTCGGCGAGAAGATCAACTGGCATCTGGGGTTCGGGGCCGCCGCGATCGGCATGACCTTCGGCGTGCTCCAGTACGTCCTGGGCCGGCGCAACCTCGGCGACGCCGGAGCGCTGCCGGCCGACCCGCTGCTCGGCGCGGACCGGCGCCGGGCGCTGACCCGCATCGGCGTCACCGTCGCCGTGGCGGTGCTGGTGCTGGCCGGGCTCGCCCTGGCCGGGCTGTTCACCGTCAACACCGTGGTCAACCTGCTCACCGCGGTCACCGTCCTGGTGACCATCGGATACTTCGCCCGGATCCTCACCGACCGGGAGATCAGCGACACCGAACGTTCCCGGATGAAGGCGTACCTGTGGCTGTTCGTCTTCGCGGCGGCGTTCTGGCTGATCTACGACCAGGCCGGGTCGGTGCTGAACATCTTCGCCGCCGACCGGACCGACCGGGACGTGTTCGGCTTCACCTTCCCGGCGTCGTGGCTCCAGTCGGTCAACCCGATCCTGGTGATCATCGGCGCGCCGCTGGCCGCGCTGCTGTGGCTGAAGCTGGGCCACCGGGTGTCCACACCGATGAAGTTCGCCGTCGGGCTGGTCCTCAACGGCCTGTCGTTCGTGCTGATGGCCGCCGCCGCGAAGGCCGCCGTCGGCGGCGACCTGGTCTCCCCGTGGTGGCTGGTCGCCGTGTACGCCATCCAGGTCGCCGGTGAGCTGTCGCTCAGCCCGGTCGGGCTCTCCGCCACCACCAAGCTCGCCCCGGTCAAGTACGCCAGCCAGATGATGGGCCTGTGGTTCCTCGCCACCGCCGTCGGTGACGCGATCGGTGGGCAGGTGGCCCGCCTCGCCGAGACCTGGCCCGAGCCGACGTACTTCCTCACCTTCGGTCTCGCGTCGGTGCTGCTGGGGCTGGGCGCGGTGATGTTCGCCCGACACATCCGGCGGCTGATGGCCGGCATCCACTGA
- a CDS encoding RNA polymerase-binding protein RbpA codes for MGERMLRGSRLGAVSYESDRNTELAPRQTREYLCAKGHQFEVPFAVDAEVPTTWECKFDGSVARLVDGSEPEQKKAKPPRTHWDMLLERRSIAELEDILAERLQEVRTRRGRA; via the coding sequence ATGGGCGAGCGTATGCTGCGCGGAAGCCGCCTGGGCGCGGTGAGCTACGAATCCGACCGCAACACCGAGCTCGCACCGCGGCAGACCCGCGAGTACCTGTGCGCCAAGGGCCACCAGTTCGAGGTGCCGTTCGCCGTCGACGCCGAGGTCCCCACGACCTGGGAGTGCAAGTTCGACGGCAGCGTCGCCCGGCTGGTCGACGGCAGTGAGCCGGAGCAGAAGAAGGCCAAGCCGCCGCGTACCCACTGGGACATGCTGCTGGAGCGGCGCTCCATCGCCGAGCTGGAGGACATCCTGGCCGAGCGGCTGCAGGAGGTCCGCACCCGGCGCGGTCGCGCCTGA
- a CDS encoding GNAT family N-acetyltransferase: MSIVLTAAPTSTAPGLLLRPWRDEDVEELLAAYRDPVLRRFTRRPVDTTADAAAFLRRSRQGWAAGRRFSFAVLEPGPDGERLVAQVLLKEFLPGRGHAELGYWTAASARGRGVASRATVAVTEWAFARFAAAGLTRLELLHQVDNPASCRVAEKSGYAFQEVLPARPPFPRDGHRHVRRHR; this comes from the coding sequence ATGTCGATCGTGCTGACGGCCGCCCCCACCTCCACCGCGCCCGGGCTGCTGCTGCGCCCCTGGCGGGACGAGGACGTCGAGGAGCTGCTCGCGGCGTACCGGGATCCGGTGCTGCGCCGCTTCACCCGGCGCCCGGTGGACACCACCGCCGACGCGGCGGCGTTCCTGCGCCGCAGCCGGCAGGGCTGGGCGGCCGGCCGCCGGTTCAGCTTCGCGGTCCTCGAACCCGGGCCCGACGGGGAGCGGCTGGTCGCCCAGGTGCTGCTGAAGGAGTTCCTGCCGGGCCGGGGGCACGCCGAGCTGGGCTACTGGACGGCCGCGTCGGCGCGGGGGCGTGGGGTGGCGTCCCGTGCCACGGTGGCGGTCACCGAGTGGGCCTTCGCCCGGTTCGCCGCCGCCGGCCTGACCCGGCTGGAACTGCTGCACCAGGTGGACAACCCGGCGTCCTGCCGGGTCGCCGAGAAGAGCGGGTACGCCTTCCAGGAGGTGCTGCCCGCCCGACCGCCGTTCCCCCGCGACGGGCACCGGCACGTGCGCCGGCACCGCTAA
- a CDS encoding pyridoxamine 5'-phosphate oxidase family protein, with the protein MGKTYERLDGRLRTFIEEQPLFFTATAPLAGDGTINLSPKGLRGSFAVVDDLTVAYLDFAGSNAETIAHLRENGRITLMWCAFTGPPNIVRVHGRGEPVFRDDPRWTDLVRLFPDIDASAHGLRAIIVVRAELIRDTCGYAVPLMTYDADRDLHGRRFAREDDASLSAYFAGKDHVASSIDGLPGLPLPLPPTPAA; encoded by the coding sequence GTGGGAAAGACATACGAACGCCTCGACGGCCGGCTGCGCACCTTCATCGAGGAGCAGCCGCTCTTCTTCACCGCGACCGCGCCGCTGGCCGGCGACGGCACGATCAACCTGTCCCCGAAGGGGCTGCGCGGCTCCTTCGCGGTGGTCGACGACCTGACCGTCGCCTACCTGGACTTCGCCGGCAGCAACGCCGAGACGATCGCCCACCTGCGGGAGAACGGCCGGATCACGCTGATGTGGTGCGCCTTCACCGGCCCGCCGAACATCGTCCGGGTGCACGGGCGGGGCGAGCCGGTGTTCCGCGACGACCCCCGCTGGACGGACCTGGTCCGGCTCTTCCCGGACATCGACGCCTCCGCGCACGGCCTGCGGGCGATCATCGTGGTGCGCGCCGAGCTGATCCGGGACACCTGCGGCTACGCGGTGCCGCTGATGACCTACGACGCCGACCGGGACCTGCACGGGCGCCGCTTCGCCCGGGAGGACGACGCGTCGCTGAGCGCCTACTTCGCGGGCAAGGACCACGTGGCCAGCAGCATCGACGGCCTGCCGGGTCTGCCGTTGCCGCTGCCACCGACCCCGGCGGCCTGA
- a CDS encoding YkvA family protein, with protein MRDWLIGLGVAVACLLASWGLLVLLARRLPPGILRDLAAFIPDCLTAVRRLRRDPRVPRRAKVVIVFAGLWLASPIDLIPEFLPVIGPLDDIVVVALALRYAGRQVPREVLLAAWPGEPRLLLRLLGPATDRAPAVDGDPGTGPAPATDGGPAVGGPATRGGAVDR; from the coding sequence GTGCGCGACTGGCTGATCGGCCTGGGTGTGGCGGTGGCCTGCCTGCTCGCCAGCTGGGGGCTGCTGGTGCTGCTGGCGCGGCGGCTGCCCCCGGGCATCCTGCGGGACCTGGCCGCCTTCATTCCCGACTGCCTCACCGCCGTCCGGCGGCTGCGCCGCGACCCCCGGGTGCCGCGCCGGGCGAAGGTCGTCATCGTCTTCGCCGGGCTCTGGCTGGCCAGCCCGATCGATCTGATCCCGGAGTTCCTGCCGGTGATCGGGCCGCTGGACGACATCGTGGTGGTGGCCCTGGCGCTGCGCTACGCGGGCCGGCAGGTCCCCCGGGAGGTGCTGCTGGCCGCCTGGCCCGGTGAGCCGCGGCTGCTGCTGCGCCTGCTCGGCCCCGCCACCGACCGCGCCCCGGCGGTCGACGGCGACCCGGGCACCGGCCCCGCCCCGGCCACCGATGGTGGTCCGGCGGTCGGCGGGCCGGCCACCCGCGGCGGCGCGGTCGACCGCTGA
- a CDS encoding FxsA family protein, translating into MRRVLRFVPPALLLLAVLELAVFVLVGRGIGYGAAVLLMFAASLLGLVLLRREGMRAWRGFRAALESRQPPGRQVTDGLVGLVGALLLALPGLVSGLVGLLLLVPPVRRLARSGVQRAAERRVSSMTAGDLFGPRRVRVRRGDPQPTTAPTATPVTDPGRAIEGEIVEPGRP; encoded by the coding sequence ATGCGCCGAGTACTGAGGTTCGTGCCGCCGGCCCTGCTGCTGCTCGCGGTGCTGGAGCTGGCGGTGTTCGTCCTGGTGGGGCGGGGGATCGGTTACGGCGCGGCGGTGCTGTTGATGTTCGCGGCGTCGCTGCTGGGGTTGGTGCTGCTGCGCCGCGAGGGGATGCGCGCGTGGCGGGGTTTCCGGGCCGCGCTGGAGTCCCGGCAACCGCCGGGACGGCAGGTGACCGACGGTCTGGTGGGCCTGGTGGGTGCCCTGCTGCTGGCGTTGCCGGGCCTGGTCAGCGGGCTGGTGGGGTTGTTGCTGCTGGTGCCGCCGGTGCGCCGGCTGGCCCGCTCCGGGGTGCAGCGTGCCGCGGAGCGGCGGGTGTCGTCGATGACCGCCGGTGACCTGTTCGGGCCCCGCCGGGTGCGGGTGCGGCGCGGTGACCCGCAGCCCACGACCGCCCCGACGGCCACGCCGGTCACCGACCCGGGCCGCGCCATCGAGGGCGAGATCGTCGAGCCCGGCCGCCCCTGA
- a CDS encoding NUDIX hydrolase: MALSPYIARMRARIGPELLLLPGVSGIVRDDAGRLLLVRRSDNGRWSLPAGVVDPGEQPADALLREIHEETGVQATIERVGGVATHPVVYPNGDVCEYLNVWFRCRAVGGTPTADGDESLEVGWFAPDDLPALDDWARLRIDTTADADAPTWYARPGERHPALGQPDAL, translated from the coding sequence ATGGCCCTGTCCCCGTACATCGCCCGGATGCGCGCCCGGATCGGACCCGAGCTGCTCCTGCTGCCCGGCGTGAGCGGCATCGTGCGCGACGACGCCGGACGGCTGCTGCTGGTCCGGCGCAGCGACAACGGCCGCTGGTCGCTGCCCGCCGGCGTGGTCGACCCCGGCGAACAGCCCGCGGACGCGCTGCTGCGGGAGATCCACGAGGAGACCGGCGTGCAGGCGACGATCGAGCGGGTCGGCGGGGTCGCCACCCATCCGGTCGTCTATCCCAACGGTGACGTCTGCGAATACCTCAACGTGTGGTTCCGCTGCCGCGCCGTCGGCGGCACCCCCACCGCGGACGGTGACGAGTCCCTCGAGGTCGGCTGGTTCGCCCCGGACGACCTGCCCGCCCTGGACGACTGGGCGCGGCTGCGGATCGACACCACCGCCGACGCGGACGCCCCCACCTGGTACGCCCGGCCCGGCGAACGGCACCCGGCGCTGGGCCAGCCCGACGCCCTCTGA
- a CDS encoding DnaJ family domain-containing protein, with protein MTSWEAAVEAQIRSAQERGEFDNLPGAGKPIPGRGLPYDESWWIKSFLEREALPSDLLLPTPLQLRRRVEQLPDEVRDLPTEESVRSYAADLNADIVAWLRTPTGPRVAVRPVKVEDVVHRWRADRERAAAERVAAAAAVPPPAAPPARRRRSWRWWRR; from the coding sequence GTGACCAGTTGGGAGGCGGCGGTCGAGGCGCAGATCCGCTCGGCCCAGGAACGCGGCGAGTTCGACAACCTGCCCGGCGCGGGCAAGCCGATCCCCGGACGCGGGCTGCCCTACGACGAGTCGTGGTGGATCAAGAGCTTCCTGGAACGGGAGGCGCTCCCCAGCGACCTGCTGCTGCCCACCCCGCTGCAACTGCGGCGCCGCGTCGAACAGCTCCCCGACGAGGTGCGCGACCTGCCCACGGAGGAGTCGGTCCGGTCGTACGCGGCCGACCTCAACGCCGACATCGTCGCCTGGCTGCGGACCCCGACCGGCCCCCGGGTGGCGGTCCGCCCGGTCAAGGTCGAGGACGTCGTACACCGGTGGCGGGCCGACCGGGAGCGCGCGGCGGCGGAACGCGTCGCCGCTGCGGCGGCGGTCCCGCCGCCGGCGGCGCCACCGGCTCGACGCCGCCGGTCCTGGCGGTGGTGGCGCCGCTGA
- a CDS encoding polyprenol monophosphomannose synthase: MSQAADRTTVGGVGRVVVVVPTYNEADNVSGIVARVRAAAPAVDVLIADDNSPDGTGAVADALARTDERVHVLHRPGKEGLGAAYLAGFAWARQRGYDAVVEMDADGSHAPEDLPALLAAARDADVVIGSRWTRGARVVNWPLRRLLLSRGGNLYARLALGMPVSDATGGYRVYRSTVLDAIDLASVRSQGYSFQVELSRLAHRAGVRIVEVPITFAEREHGDSKMSPLIVAEALWRITTWAVQDRRAAVRRPRRSGRWP, encoded by the coding sequence GTGAGCCAGGCAGCCGACAGGACGACCGTCGGCGGGGTGGGACGCGTCGTCGTGGTCGTGCCGACCTACAACGAGGCCGACAACGTCAGCGGGATCGTGGCGCGGGTGCGGGCCGCCGCGCCGGCGGTGGACGTCCTGATCGCCGACGACAACAGCCCCGACGGCACCGGCGCGGTCGCCGACGCCCTCGCCCGCACCGACGAGCGGGTGCACGTGCTGCACCGGCCCGGCAAGGAGGGCCTCGGCGCGGCGTACCTGGCGGGGTTCGCGTGGGCGCGGCAGCGCGGCTACGACGCGGTGGTAGAGATGGACGCCGACGGGTCGCACGCCCCGGAGGACCTGCCGGCGCTGCTGGCCGCCGCCCGCGACGCCGACGTGGTGATCGGGTCGCGGTGGACGCGGGGCGCGCGGGTGGTGAACTGGCCGCTGCGGCGGCTGCTGCTGTCGCGCGGCGGCAACCTGTACGCGCGGCTGGCGCTGGGCATGCCCGTCTCCGACGCCACCGGCGGCTACCGGGTGTACCGGTCGACGGTGCTGGACGCGATCGACCTGGCGTCGGTCCGGTCGCAGGGCTACTCGTTCCAGGTGGAGCTGTCCCGGCTGGCGCACCGGGCCGGGGTGCGGATCGTGGAGGTGCCGATCACGTTCGCCGAGCGGGAACACGGCGACAGCAAGATGAGCCCGCTGATCGTGGCGGAGGCGCTGTGGCGGATCACCACGTGGGCGGTGCAGGACCGGCGGGCGGCGGTGCGGCGGCCCCGACGGTCGGGCCGGTGGCCCTGA
- a CDS encoding coiled-coil domain-containing protein — MDAEPTPATDTRPCAHCGREVPQRVGAGRPFRYCRDNDGACQRASRNSRMRHRNAPGLPGQVARTWEAVDRLDQIVDTLSEALHAELSPAGVERQLAQLRAEAAAQVAAAHTERDDARRDAEDAAATVARARQETRAATADRDTAHERATRADAQATAAAQRAEQAEAARDEARREASAAQALRVQAERDRDGARHEVRTLRAELDADRRRAADLTAERDAARTDAERALRSAGEAVQRAEQSRDQARQARADADRARAEAEQARADADRARAEAADADRARRDAETARDRAETTAREAAEETGRRLVALTGERDSLAADLTAARDAAASAEARLAELTVRLHAAEADREVAQRRSAQLADQVSDLASALARLGSAGATRPPA; from the coding sequence ATGGACGCCGAGCCCACCCCCGCCACCGACACCCGCCCCTGCGCCCACTGTGGTCGGGAGGTGCCGCAACGCGTCGGCGCGGGCCGGCCGTTCCGCTACTGCCGGGACAACGACGGCGCCTGCCAGCGGGCGTCCCGCAACTCGCGGATGCGGCACCGTAACGCTCCCGGCCTGCCCGGTCAGGTCGCCCGCACCTGGGAGGCGGTGGACCGGCTCGACCAGATCGTGGACACCCTCAGCGAGGCGCTGCACGCCGAGCTCTCCCCCGCCGGGGTGGAGCGGCAGCTGGCGCAGCTGCGCGCCGAGGCGGCCGCGCAGGTGGCCGCCGCGCACACCGAACGCGACGACGCGCGCCGCGACGCCGAGGACGCGGCGGCGACCGTGGCGCGGGCCCGGCAGGAGACCCGCGCCGCCACCGCCGACCGGGACACCGCCCACGAGCGGGCGACACGCGCCGACGCGCAGGCCACCGCCGCCGCGCAGCGCGCGGAGCAGGCCGAGGCGGCCCGGGACGAGGCCCGTCGGGAGGCCAGCGCCGCGCAGGCGCTGCGGGTGCAGGCCGAACGGGACCGCGACGGCGCGCGGCACGAGGTGCGTACCCTCCGGGCGGAACTGGACGCCGACCGTCGCCGGGCGGCGGACCTGACCGCCGAACGGGACGCCGCCCGGACCGACGCGGAGCGGGCGCTGCGCTCGGCCGGCGAGGCCGTGCAGCGCGCCGAGCAGTCCCGCGACCAGGCCCGCCAGGCCCGCGCCGACGCCGACCGGGCCCGCGCGGAGGCCGAGCAGGCCCGCGCCGACGCCGACCGGGCGCGGGCGGAGGCCGCCGACGCGGACCGGGCGCGCCGTGACGCCGAGACGGCCCGGGACCGCGCGGAGACCACCGCCCGGGAGGCCGCCGAGGAGACCGGGCGTCGGCTCGTCGCGCTGACCGGCGAGCGGGACAGCCTGGCCGCCGACCTGACGGCCGCGCGGGACGCCGCCGCGTCCGCCGAGGCCCGGCTCGCCGAGCTGACGGTACGGCTGCACGCCGCCGAAGCCGACCGGGAGGTCGCCCAGCGCCGCTCGGCGCAGCTCGCCGACCAGGTCAGCGACCTGGCCAGCGCCCTGGCCCGGCTCGGCTCGGCCGGCGCCACCCGCCCACCGGCCTGA
- a CDS encoding sulfite exporter TauE/SafE family protein, with product MGALLAASAAAFVLAALSAVTGFGGGVLLLPVFTALFGLRVAVPVLTLAQLSSNGARVWLNRRELRGDLAGRFALGAVPFAVAGALLLAHAPLAALKRLLGVFLLAVVAWRHGGRRPRRPTGRTFVAVGAASGIGSALLGSVGPLTAPFFLAYGLTRAAYVGTEAAGALTLHVAKTVGYAAGGLVTRDVVLLGAALTPATLAGAWVGRRIVGRLSDRLFVLLVEAGLIAAAVLFLAGW from the coding sequence GTGGGCGCCCTGCTGGCCGCGTCGGCGGCGGCGTTCGTCCTGGCGGCGCTCTCGGCGGTGACCGGCTTCGGCGGTGGGGTGCTGCTGCTGCCGGTCTTCACCGCGCTGTTCGGGCTGCGGGTGGCGGTGCCGGTGCTGACCCTGGCCCAACTGTCCAGCAACGGTGCCCGGGTCTGGCTGAACCGGCGGGAGTTGCGTGGTGACCTGGCCGGCCGGTTCGCCCTCGGGGCGGTGCCGTTCGCCGTGGCCGGGGCGCTGCTGCTCGCGCACGCTCCCCTCGCCGCGCTGAAACGCCTGCTCGGGGTGTTCCTGCTCGCGGTGGTGGCCTGGCGGCACGGGGGCCGGCGCCCCCGTCGCCCGACGGGCCGGACCTTCGTCGCGGTCGGCGCGGCGTCCGGGATCGGTTCGGCGCTGCTCGGCTCCGTCGGCCCGCTGACCGCGCCGTTCTTCCTGGCGTACGGGCTGACCCGGGCCGCGTACGTGGGCACCGAGGCGGCCGGCGCGCTGACCCTGCACGTGGCGAAGACCGTCGGCTACGCCGCCGGCGGCCTGGTCACCCGGGACGTGGTGCTGCTCGGCGCGGCGTTGACCCCGGCCACCCTCGCCGGGGCGTGGGTGGGCCGGCGGATCGTCGGCCGGCTCAGCGACCGGCTCTTCGTGCTGCTGGTCGAGGCGGGGCTGATCGCGGCGGCGGTGCTGTTCCTGGCCGGGTGGTGA